The genomic interval TGCCGTTCGACCTGAGCGAGGTGCTCTTCATCGCCACGTCGAACTTCATCCAGAACATCCCGGGCCCGCTGCTGGATCGCATGGAGGTGGTGGAGTTCAGCGGCTACACCGAGAAGGAGAAGGCGGGGATCGCCACGCAGTACCTGGTGCCGCGCCAGTTCGACGAGAGTGGCCTGAAGCACGCGGGGATCACGCTCACGCCCGATGCGGTGATGACCGTCGTGAGCCAGTACACGCGCGAGGCGGGCGTGCGGCAGCTGGAGCGCCAGATCGGCGCGGTGGCGCGCAAGGTCGCGCGCAAGCTGGCAGCGGGTGGCGCGGAGGCGGAGACGGTGCCGACGGTCCTCGACAGCGCCGCCGTGCGCGACCTGCTCGGCCGGCCGCGCGTGCACCCCGAGAAGATCGCCGACACCGACTCGGTGGGCATCGCCAACGGCATGTACTACACGCCGATGGGTGGTGACATCATGTTCGTCGAGGCGTCGGTGCGCCGTCCGGGCACGAAGTCCGTGCAGCGTCCCGGGGTGGCTGAGTCGGCGGTGGAGACAATCACCGACGGCCTGGGGGTGAGCGGCCCCGTGTCGCTGATCCTGACCGGCCAGCTGGGCGACGTGATGAAGGAGAGTGCGCGCGCCGCATTCACCTTCGCCACCAACAACGCGGCGTCACTCGGCATTCCGGCCAGCCGCCTCGGCGCGGTGGAGGCACACATCCATGTGCCGGCGGGTGCGATCCCGAAGGATGGCCCGAGCGCCGGCATCGCGATCGCGACGGCGCTGGTCAGCGAGATGAGCGGCCGCCCTGTGCGCCGCGACGTCTCCATGACCGGGGAGATCACGCTGCGCGGCCGCGTGCTGCCGATCGGCGGGATCAAGGAAAAGGTGCTGGGCGCACATCGCGCCGGGATCAAGCACGTGATCATCCCGAAGGCCAACGAGGCCGACCTCGAGGACGTGCCGGAAGAGGTGCGCCAGGAGCTGACGTTCCATCCGGTGCAGACGCTGGACGAGGTGCTCAAGGTCGCGCTGGTGCCGCAGAGCGATGTCGAGCGGGTGATCGAGCGCGAGCTGGCGTCGCTCTGATGCCCGATCACTGACGGCACCAGCCTCGACGCAGGGGCACTGCGTGGGACGCCGCGGGCGCGGGCGTCCCACGCCCCGGGAGTGAGGCGCTGCACGACGGGGCTCGCGGTAGGTTGCGGATCGTGTCGTCAGACTCCCAGCCTCGCCGCATGCCTGCAGCCGAGATCGTCCCGCGCGACCCTCCGGCCGCGCCGAACCGCCGTGCGCGGCACCACCCGATCGCGCGGATCACGCACTGGGTCAGCGCCCTCGCCTTGTGCGTGATGGCAGGCTCGGGACTTCGCATCTTCAATGCCAGTCCATCATTTGCGCCGAAGGGCAGCACGTTTGCGCTCTGGCCGTGGAACGGCACGCCGGCCCCGGCCAGCCTGACCTTCGGCGGGTGGCTGGGCGGCGCGCGGCACTGGCATTTCGCGATGATGTGGCTGCTGGTGGCCAACGGCCTGCTCTACCTCGGCCACCTCTGGCTGCGCGGCGAGTGGCGCACTCTGATGCCGCTCCGCGGCGACGTCCGCGATGCGATCCAGATGGCGCACTTCTACCTTGGCCTGCGCATGCGACACCCGCATCAGGGCAAGCACAACGCGCTCCAGAAGTTCGCGTACTCCGCCATGATCGTGCTGGGCATCGTGTCGGTGGTGACCGGTGTCGCGATCTGGAAGCCGGTGTCACTCGGCTGGCTGGCGGCGGCGATGGGTGGCTATCACTGGGCCCGCTGGTGGCACTTCGCCGCGATGCTGGGCCTGGGCCTGCTGGTGGTGGTGCACGTGGTGATGGTGTTCGCGGTGGATCCGTATGCGCTGCGCGCGATGACGACCGGCGGCTACGATGCGGAGCGCTGGTCGCCGGAACGCCGCAATGCCCGGCCCTTCATCAACCTTGCCCCGGCACAGGCCGACGATACGCCATGACGCCGCACCGTGAGATCCTGCGCCGTGCCGACGAGGCGGTGGAGCGTGCGCGTGCCAGTGGGCGGCTGGACCGG from Gemmatimonadaceae bacterium carries:
- a CDS encoding cytochrome b/b6 domain-containing protein; the protein is MPAAEIVPRDPPAAPNRRARHHPIARITHWVSALALCVMAGSGLRIFNASPSFAPKGSTFALWPWNGTPAPASLTFGGWLGGARHWHFAMMWLLVANGLLYLGHLWLRGEWRTLMPLRGDVRDAIQMAHFYLGLRMRHPHQGKHNALQKFAYSAMIVLGIVSVVTGVAIWKPVSLGWLAAAMGGYHWARWWHFAAMLGLGLLVVVHVVMVFAVDPYALRAMTTGGYDAERWSPERRNARPFINLAPAQADDTP